A single Candidatus Poribacteria bacterium DNA region contains:
- the folD gene encoding bifunctional methylenetetrahydrofolate dehydrogenase/methenyltetrahydrofolate cyclohydrolase FolD, whose translation MGAKIIDGKQLARSVRREIRRQVKKLKFTPGLAVVQVGDDPASTVYVSNKEKDCQYVGFHSEVHRMPAETPQAAVIEQIHALNNREDIHGIIAQMPVPDSIDGDAIINAIIPEKDADGLTLMNLGNLLINREQTVPCTPAGIIRLIESTGVGIEGSRAVCVGRSSLVGKPVGLMLLNRNATVTYCHTRTRDLSSETQQADILIAAVGRPKLTTADMVKPGAVVIDVGITITEGGFVGDVDYEGVKEVAGFITPVPGGVGPMTRAMLLENTLELALAQKEK comes from the coding sequence ATTGGAGCAAAGATTATTGATGGAAAACAGCTCGCCAGATCTGTTCGGCGCGAAATTCGACGCCAAGTGAAGAAGCTCAAATTTACCCCCGGACTTGCGGTGGTACAAGTTGGAGACGATCCCGCTTCGACCGTCTATGTCAGCAACAAGGAGAAAGACTGTCAGTATGTTGGCTTTCATTCGGAGGTGCATCGAATGCCGGCGGAGACACCGCAGGCAGCGGTCATAGAGCAAATTCACGCGCTGAACAATCGTGAGGATATACACGGAATTATCGCTCAAATGCCTGTTCCTGATTCAATTGATGGGGATGCCATTATCAACGCAATTATTCCTGAAAAGGACGCCGACGGTCTGACTCTTATGAACTTAGGTAATCTTCTCATCAACCGTGAACAGACTGTTCCGTGTACACCGGCAGGGATTATCCGCCTCATTGAATCAACCGGTGTGGGGATTGAAGGGAGTCGTGCCGTTTGTGTGGGGCGCAGCAGTCTGGTTGGCAAGCCTGTTGGGTTGATGCTTCTCAACCGCAATGCGACAGTTACCTACTGTCACACGAGGACTCGCGACCTCTCATCGGAGACCCAGCAAGCGGACATTTTGATTGCGGCAGTCGGCAGACCTAAGTTGACTACAGCAGACATGGTAAAACCGGGGGCGGTTGTGATTGACGTGGGAATTACTATTACTGAAGGTGGCTTTGTGGGTGATGTTGATTATGAGGGTGTCAAGGAGGTCGCCGGTTTTATCACACCTGTCCCCGGTGGCGTCGGTCCGATGACACGCGCAATGTTACTAGAAAACACATTAGAATTAGCTCTAGCTCAGAAAGAGAAATAG